The genomic interval caaaatacacataaaaaaaggACTTTAAAAAGGGTCTTTGGCTACATGCAATGATTTTTCAGTCTCTGGACAGAGGAAAAGTTGTATCTTGGTGTAACCCCTCTTTTAAGATCACACAAGCAGCTTTTTATCTGCCATTGTGTAAATGGCTGTGTAAATCAATAGGGTAAATCACTTTAGCCTCAATAAATTAATCATGGTTGACAAATGCAGTTGTCACTGCTGTTTTTACTGTGGTATTCATGACTTGTGTTTGCTTATGTAAATGCTGCGTCCACAATCACAGGTGACggtttgagctttttttttttttttgagtttacattttaaaaggtttataaATGTCAGACAAGGAAATGGCCACTTAGTAAGCTAACTCCCCTTCAACACTGACACAGAGCACTATATAAGCCACTGTTCTTACCTAACAGAGAGGGTTATATTCAATGGCTAATTTAACAAAGTGTGATAGCTGTAAATGCTTTTATCTCTGTGATAAATCCTGACATTAGTGCTGATTGTCCTTTTTGTATGAAAGAGAAACAATTCTccatgcatttatgaattgttatAGATTAAGACCTTTATTtgatgtgttgtttttaaaaaatatttgaatgagtTTTTTTAACGCAGATGTTTATTTGTGGGTTTAAATGATAGGAGAAGGGCTTCCGAGTGtcaattgtttaattttattttgggtCAATCACAAATGGCAATTTATGTGAGCAGAAAAATAAGATTGAAGGTATTTCTAGTCAAGATGTATTGATGTTTATTATCAGTCTTATTAAATCAAGAGTAATcatagatttaattttttaaagctatGAATGATTTGTCatcctttaaatttaaatggtgTTGTAGAAATCCTTTATGCTCAATACATGAGGAGATgttatttttttgcagtaatgGAGTATTTTATTATAATGCAAATGTAAGGAGGTAGGATGGAAATGTTTTTACTATTCCCAGCTGTGACACtagtttgaaaataaatgtttatttttaattatttttgtagcCTTTATAGAGGCTTTTCAAAAGATGGCGATGATGTATTTAATAGTTATCAGCCTCCtaaattgtaaatattacaaactttggaggatttaagaattttttatacatacatacaattgaagtcagaattattagcccccctgaattattagcccccgtttattttatCCTCCATATTCTGTTTaacaaacacatttctaaacataatagttttaataactcattttataataacggatttattttatctttgccatgatgacagtaaataatatttgactagatatttttcaagacacttctatacagcttaaagtgacatttataggtttaactaggttaattaggtttactaggcaagttagggtaattaggcaagttattgtataacaatggtttgttctgtagactatcgaaaataaaatatatatatagcttaaaggggctaataattttgtccttaaaatggttcataaaaattaaaaactgcttttattctagccaaaataaaagactttctccagaagaaaaaaataatatcaggcatactgtgaaaatttcctttctctgtttaaCTTAGTTGTgttagttgtgtaaactgcttccttgtcctcatttgtaagtcgctttggataaaagcgtctgctaaatgactaaatgtaaatgtaaacataacttgggaaatatttaaaaaagaaaaataaattaaaaggggggctaataattctgacttcaactgtatatttataaagtTATAAGTTTTACTACATCTCCCCATCAAATTATTTGTGGTACTCCCCCATTCCCTGCACTACAACTTCCACTATTGCGAATCCTGAACATGTCAAAAGGGTCTATTATAATAACCAGATTTAATTCACTGTTAATTAACGATCtgctaaaaactaaaaaacagaAGCATCAGACTGAAAGTCTAAAACAGTCTAACACAGATTTACAGGAGTAACAGTAACAATTCATTCTTTATTTCAAAATCTCCTTTTTTACaatatacaaatattacaaagGACAACTGTGTTTTTGATTgttaatttaacatttcatttacacaaacacacaaacattttgCAGATTACCACAGAGACTGTTTCTGCCAGCATTAAATCTCTCTTTCATCTGTAAAGTGCATCAAAGTCAAAAGAACCCAACATACTGATAGACATTTCTCTCACAAACAACATTACTTCAACATGTTTGCTTTGGGATCTTGAAATATTACAGAGGATTTTCAGTGACATCAGTACTTTGTACCTGCAACAGGGCAAACCAATTTGACCATCAGTTCATGAGGTCTCATTCCcatcattattaatttatatattctgATATTGCAAACAAAACACGAATTGAAAAAAAGTTCTGTCAGGAACTCTTCTAATGTGCGCTGTAACCAGCACAGGGCACTTGAGTGTTCAGAGGTAGAGGTGTAGCGGAAGACAGTGCTGGATCATACTCTCTCAACAAAGTCCAAACTCGAAGTGACCCAAATCAGTGGAGAACTCTGAAAAGGAGCGGTCATTCTGCTCAGATCCATTACAGTGGCCTGCAAAACCGTCCAATCTGGGCCGAACTGATGAATGGCTCCTTTATTTAGAGCCATTTTGCGAGGGGACAACAGTTTGAGCTGACCATTCACACAAACAACTTGACGTACACCAGTGAAAGTCCACATTAACTTCTTTCCTTATGCACAACGCTTCTTAAATCAAAAATTTGATCACTACTCTCGAAATCAGAATTAAACCAGGAATTATCTCCAAGAGGGTTGAGTGGTCGCTCTGGGAATTTTGAGGCCTGGGATTCTGGTGCCAGGGCTCTTGGCTTTGGCAGCACTTATGATGGCCGTGCGAATCGTCTTTGCAGTCGTAGCTGTGGATGGACTGTGTATGGTGTGGGGGGTTTGGGATTCAGAGTTGGGCGCCAACCGTTTGGGCACACGAAGTGGAGAGCCCCTCACGAACTGCTCGCGACCCTTGTCCTTGTCTTGGTTTAGCTTCTCAGCACCACCGCATTTTTGCTTGCCCGTTTCAGCTTGGGTGTTTACCTTCTGCCGATTAGGCTTAAGTTCATTTTGTCCACCAGCGAAGCGTGTCAGTAGCGATGTGCGTATTGCTGTGGGGCGTACAGGCATAGCTCGGGATATGTGACTAGCTGATAAAGCATCAGGAGAAGTCGGTTCTGCCTTTGTGCGCACTCTTGGGATTCCACTGCTGTTGGAAGGTCCTCCTCGGGGCACCAGAAGCCTTTTGGTGGGTCCTCGAGTGGGTGACTTTACCAGACGGGAATCATCCTTCGTATGTGGCGAGCTAGTGCCTTCTCGCTCCTCTGCTTCCCGCTCTTTTTTCCATTTGGAGCAGTGATTGGTGGCTGGCCGTGTAACGGTTGGCGAAAGGCTCTCATAGGAACGTAAGCCTCTCACAAGTGTGTGGCACTCCAGCGTCTCTCCAACCCGGTAAACATTTTCTCTTTCCGGGCTACTAGTGTCCGGTGCAAGAGGGGAACTAGCTTCAGGAGGGGAGGACGCACTCTTCCACGTCTCTCCCTTCAGATTGGTGGCCGTTTTGGATTTTGTCTGTGGTGTTACTGCCTTTTGAGATAGACACTCTTTGCCATTCACACAATTGTTCTTCTCAGAATCCTCAGAGCCATCTGCTGCGATCTGCGTCAGTCTTTCAGAGGTGTGTTGAACCTGTTTCTCAACTTTCAAAACTTTGTTAGGGGATAGTCCTGTGAGCGGCAAGACATTCACTGCCCCCTGCTGATGTGATGCGATACTTGTTTTTCCTAAAGCAACAAAAGCGTTATCACTAGGGACAGTCCTTGTATTCAATCCAGAATGGCTTTTCATGGTGTTTGGTGGAGCCGTTAAATCTCGTTGAAGACCACACTTAGAGTCTGTGATTAAACACAGAGATTGTTTGACCATTTTCATCCCTTGTTCGTTGCCCTCAGACTTGGCCTCATTCTTTTGTAACGAATGTCTTTTAAGCTCCGAGTCTCTACTCGATCTTTCAGGATGAAGGTTTGAGTCTGGGTGGTGTTGGCTGTCAGTTTTCAGATTTCTCTCCTCGGAGCGCTGGAAGTACTGCGAGAGCCTACGCAGGCTGCGGCGGCTCCCTGTGTAACTTAAACTCCTCTGCAGTGCATGCTCCAAATCATCAGAGTCGCGTTCTGCTTCCAGACCGGTGCAGAGAGCCAGAGAACGTCGCTTCTCCACATTCTCACGCTCACGAGCCACACGACGCTGCTCTTGTAACTCTCTTTCGGTGTTCTCCTAGAAACAAATATGAAGCCGTATGTTTTAGAACAACCATAAGTCAGTTTTAATGAACATTTCTGTAAATTGGTTTAAAGGAACCAATTAAAACCTAACACACTCATTTGTCCTAGGGCTATTGCAGTTATCCTGGCTGGGTTGCAGTATGATTTGTGGTATTATCACCTTCCATTTTATTACTACTTTAATCCAGATTTTAGTACTTATTTATGAGCCCTATTGTTGTGCTACTACTATAttgttgcttttaaaaatgttattaatgcaTAATTGATGCAAATGTGacctattaaaaatacaattctaTTGTTTTGTCATAAAATTCTATTTGTATCAATAAATGCACATTTAGCTTtaaattataatcattaaaattagttttatttaataatataatataatataatataatataatataatataatataatataatataatataataatgcacCAGAATTTTAAAGCTAATTATATATTCAGTTCATAATACAGAAAATACTGTAAAGCAGGAGTCTCAAACTGCCAGCCCACGGGCagtgcttagtccctttattaatctggggttgccacagcgtaatgaaccgccaactcatccagcatatgttttacgcaggggatgctcTCCCAGCTGCAACAcataactgggaaacattcatacacacactcatttaaacacatacactacaatttagcctacccaattcccctctaccacgtctttggacttgtgggggaaaccggagcatgcagaggaaacccaagccaacgtggggagaacatgcaaactccacacagaaacgccaactgacccagccgaggctcgaatcagcgaccttcttgctgtgaggcgaagtgctacccactgcgccaccgtgcagcccattatttgattcaaatggtctcattaatagattttcctaatatgcatagtaagatttgtataaaaattgTGCATTACTAAAAttttactgctggctgaattgaacattttaaggtaaatgtgaatatatacatttcccctctttgttgtagttttaaaaagaaaaagaaaagaaaaaaaagaatgactGAGAAGAACAATTGTCAGTAAAGTTAACAAAGTTTCCCAAACTCTTTCTGCTGTCTTACGCTATCTGTTAAACATTTGGTTAACAGGGTATAAGCagggaatcctaaaggtaatttcaatagctttttaagactttttaaagaccttctcagaatattttaagacctcatcgcaacttcaagttctaatcagtatcaaacttttaacttaataaacagttgtagttaaataaatcaatggagcacaaccctgcaacagaactcagataagctaggacgaaacaaagcttgaaagaataaattatgcagttgttttcagcaacaggtttcagccactgtttaaactcatctttctccaactaggagtacgcaaacttacaatttcatattttgctgtctgtttcgctctatggtttcgctacatgtggaaagcatcacatcaccttcgcaaattacgtgacatctcCCGAGGAGTGAGGAGCTTGGCTGGATGCGCCCGGCCCAAACCAATCTCTTGGATcaagcacgccgttgttaatattagggaggaaaataaatatatttatgctttttgggagtcaaacactttggacaacgcttgaacaatatttaagacctcataaaaatgtaactaggacttttcttttttaaatatatattttaagggccttaattttctcataaataatttatcaacttttaatacttaagACCCTGGGGACACCCTGGTTAAGCAACAATTAATTGGGAcataatgattattataatgcctattattaaattgtagtattttcatagcaatttaaactacctcTTCAATAtttacaacaagaaacaaaaaaaaggagCCGTGATACTCTGGGGAAGAGTTTCCACTTTTTCTTgtgcttaaatgttaaaatggcccacctatgaattgtcagtcactgatatggccctcCGCCAAttcgagtttgagacccctgctgtaAAGGCTTTGCTGACAgcaaacatttatgaaaaaaaagatcTTTACTTTCAGTTAACGTTAACTGTCATTACAATATTTCCTAAGAGTTAACAACTTTTATTTGCAAAGCCTTCTAAAAAATGGGTTCTACCGGGTGAAAACACACTCATCTGTTCACAAACCAAAATATTAGGAAAGTCTAAAGATGCACATAACAGACATCCCAACAACAAATAGGCCTAAAGTTTAGAACACTGCCTCTCAACACATTTTCTATTTGTATTTAAGTAACGGAGAGAATTGTGAGAGATTGTGACAAATAAAACTGTCACAGTTGCTTTTATACACTCGTTGTACTACAATATCAAGACAGGTTAATTTGTGTACTTAAAATATTAGGAAAGACTAGATTCTACATTTGTCACGCTTCAAAACTCTCAAATATTAACATGTGCAAGTACATATTACCACATACTGTACTCTAGGTGGACATTGGTTAACATATTTGTTAGCCTATAACTAGAGCTAGACAATTTTTGCGGAGAATttagttaaaaatctgcggatttatgcataatgattttagaagtatcataactataataaataataattttaacaaaaaaataatacatttgaccttttatttaatgtttactaagcaaatcaaattagattcacttatttggtaaacaaaccaAGTCTCTCACATAATATCTGTACTTAAAGCGAGAAAATCtttctttacaaactgtattgtacataaatcatatgaacattttattaccaccattattatatcacaataatattagtgaaattaattttaaaactaaataaatatacatttacacaataaatagactcaacgatgggctaaaaatctgcgaattcCTGcgagcgcagattccgtgtgggcctacctttAACTCAGATTTCCGTTTTTTGAGGTCATTATCTGTAACAAGGTTTTTACTCAATTTTACGCTATTTATACTggacatgtatatatatatatatatattgttaacatTTAACATCTGAATGTCTGCTTGGATAAAAAGTGATCTACTCACCCGTACAGCTCTTTGGAATCTGTGACAGAAACAGTGGAAGATGTGACAGGCTTCCTCCAGTTTAAAGGTCTTGTCATCTTCACAGAAAAACTCCACAAGAGCTTCACTGCTCTGCTGTAAGCTTTCCAGCTCATCCTGAGCTTCCTTCAGTCTCACCTCTGCAACCTAAACAAAGAAAATATCAACATGAATGCCAAACAGGCGATTCAACATCTTTGAACATGATCTGGACAGGTACGTACCTCGAGAAATGTTCTTGTCTGCTGCTCGATTTCAGCGTCTGCCTGGGCTCGGACTCTGAGATCAGCTACTCTGCTTTGTAGTCGTGAAAAATCTTCTACCACAGACTCTTCTGACAGCCTGaccagagacagagagagagtgcTTTTACCGTTTACTGGCATATTAGCTTCAATGGATATTACATGGCAAAAATTTTGcaaattttattaattgttttttttataaatattaattttattttataaatataaagttcataaatatttaaagattttttaaaaagattaaataatctTTAATACATAGGTTTATAACgataaaaaaaaacccaaataataaataaaataagataatctAAGAGGATGTTATTGCAATACTGATATTTTGGAGCAACTTCTTtaagaaaatgtcaaaataaaatctaGTATCTTGTATAAATAACTTCAGCAGGTCTTGatttaaaagaataatttaatGTTCTTCCAACTATGGGCTGGAATTTAAGAAGTTTAACACCCTGACCAGAAAAACCCTAAATGATTTTCAatggctgttttgtttttaataaattaagtaaCAATGACAGCTATTTTGATGAAAAATACATCAACAATGTACAGCTACAAGATTTCTTTTcatattattaaagggatagatcatgctaaaatgaaaatttactccccattctcaccctcaaatggttcctTTTTAGCAGGCGTTCCTTTAGcaggccaaaaaccaaatttgATTGAGCCAAAGAGGTTTAAATATACCGTAGTTGCCAtaggtaattttctaatttatttaataatgtttaaaattactagaaaacattgctttatattaactaatacagtatttttttgcattttataagtaacttattacagtaaaaagtaaataatcaaAATTATAACATAATGGcactcatttatatatatatatatatatatctatatatgtatctatatatatatatctatatatatctatatatatatatatatatatctatatatatatatatatatatatctatatatatatatatatatatatctatatatatatatatatatatatctatatatatatatatatatctatatatatatatatatatatatatatatatatatatatatatatctatatatatatatatatctatatatatatatatatatatatatatatatatatatatatatctatatctatatctgtatatctatatctatatatatatatatatctatatatatatatatatatctatctatctatctatctatctatctatctatctatctatctatctatctatctatctatctatctatctatctatctatctatctatatatatatatatatatatatatatatatatatatatatatatatatatatatatatatatatatatctatatatatatatatatatatgtatatatatatatatatatatatatatatatatatatatatatatatatatatatatatatatctatatatctatatatgtgtatgtatgtatgtatgtatgtatgtatatatatatatatatatatatatctatatatctatatatctatatgtatgtatgtatgtatgtatgtatgtatgtatgtatgtatgtatgtatgtatgtatgtatgtatgtatgtatgtatgtatgtatgtatgtatatatgtatatatatatatatatatatatatatatatatatatatatatatatatatatatatatatatatatatatatatatgtatctatatctatatatatatatctatctatatctatatatatatatatatatctatatatctatatatatatctatatatatatatatatatatatctatatctatatatatatctatatatatatatatatatatctatatctatatatatatatctatatatatatatatctatatatatatatatatatatatatatatatatatatatatatatatatatatatatatatatatatatatatagatacacatatatatatatatagatacacatatatatatatatatatatatatatatatatatatatatatatatatatatatatatatatctatatatctatatatctatctatctatctatctatctatctatctatctatctatctatatatatatatatatatatatatatatatatatatatatatgtgtatgtatgtatgtatgtatgtatgtatgtatatgtgtgtgtgtgcgtgtgtatatatacacatatacacacacacacacatctcttttgtatatttttgtattttatgtacagcatatgtgtgtatttatacttatatatgcaaataaacagTGCAGACATTATGTAAACAAACTTATATCTTGGATACGATTAATTGCGATTGACAGCACTAAAACAAACATTGTacaaaaatgacaacaacactaataaaaGGTCACATTAGATGTAAACTACTAACTTTTTTAATGTGGCTGAAATGTAACTGATATGTTGTCAGGTATTGCTCTagcaaaaaaaactaacaaatgaaaaaaataataattctgaccttgaAGCTGGACTGACGTGACTTAAGCGACTGGAAAACATCAGCAAGTCTTTATCCTTCTTCACAACTTCCTACAGTGAGAAAAACAAAATCCCATTGTattaaaaactatacaaaactgaTCTAGAACCCTTCAGATTCCATTCCTAATGATGACCACAGCTGTTACATTTACTATATGTCCTACACAGACAAACATGTTGTTTATCATTTTAAGTGAAGTTCTTGAGACACTTACCATGGCAACAAAATGGAGGAGGTTCATGCCTGGTTTGTTTGCTTTGGTGTCGGCCAGTTTGAGTAAAGAGGAAATTCGAAATCCAGCAGCATTTCCAGCATAACCACCCTGAGAGCACAAaacattagtatttttttcaaattcaaaacagaTAAACACGATA from Danio aesculapii chromosome 14, fDanAes4.1, whole genome shotgun sequence carries:
- the fhdc2 gene encoding disheveled-associated activator of morphogenesis 2; its protein translation is MATISIPPPPIPPPPPPPPPPPPPPSSASGLNRVDSGRKHRLRNLNWERIPKERIEGGNNVWSGSLDEDSELTIDLNSLDELFGQKESKKPERANGFRRSLLRCRSPQEMSMDKVTLLDSKRSMNVGIFLRQLKIAAGEMVEDVRRGAAERYGAEKLAELCKLLPDNEEEARVKKFNGDRSLLAEPDLFILLLVEIPSFRMRLDVMILQQEFDPAVTSLCVAARCLREAARELLSCPELHYILRLVLKAGNYMNAGGYAGNAAGFRISSLLKLADTKANKPGMNLLHFVAMEVVKKDKDLLMFSSRLSHVSPASRLSEESVVEDFSRLQSRVADLRVRAQADAEIEQQTRTFLEVAEVRLKEAQDELESLQQSSEALVEFFCEDDKTFKLEEACHIFHCFCHRFQRAVRENTERELQEQRRVARERENVEKRRSLALCTGLEAERDSDDLEHALQRSLSYTGSRRSLRRLSQYFQRSEERNLKTDSQHHPDSNLHPERSSRDSELKRHSLQKNEAKSEGNEQGMKMVKQSLCLITDSKCGLQRDLTAPPNTMKSHSGLNTRTVPSDNAFVALGKTSIASHQQGAVNVLPLTGLSPNKVLKVEKQVQHTSERLTQIAADGSEDSEKNNCVNGKECLSQKAVTPQTKSKTATNLKGETWKSASSPPEASSPLAPDTSSPERENVYRVGETLECHTLVRGLRSYESLSPTVTRPATNHCSKWKKEREAEEREGTSSPHTKDDSRLVKSPTRGPTKRLLVPRGGPSNSSGIPRVRTKAEPTSPDALSASHISRAMPVRPTAIRTSLLTRFAGGQNELKPNRQKVNTQAETGKQKCGGAEKLNQDKDKGREQFVRGSPLRVPKRLAPNSESQTPHTIHSPSTATTAKTIRTAIISAAKAKSPGTRIPGLKIPRATTQPSWR